In Oncorhynchus kisutch isolate 150728-3 linkage group LG5, Okis_V2, whole genome shotgun sequence, a genomic segment contains:
- the LOC116374119 gene encoding stathmin-3-like, whose amino-acid sequence TVAFTINYTCHFKCKDNRGCVFSSPCFSAYSDKIKEMSMLSLICSCFYSQPHPNSLYQYGDMEVKSLNKRASGQAFEIILKAPADLSPDRPQPLLSAPKKDLSPDELQKRLEAAEERRKSQEALVLKQLAEKREHERQVLHKAVEENNNFSKMAEEKLNYKMEVNKENREAQLNALKQRLRAKEIHAAEVRRNKELQADLCG is encoded by the exons ACTGTGGCATTCACAATAAATTACACATGCCATTTTAAATGTAAGGATAACCGTGGATGTGTTTTCTCGTCTCCCTGTTTTTCAGCCTACTCCGACAAGATCAAAGAGATGTCCATGCTGTCTCTGATCTGCTCCTGCTTCTACTCACAACCACACCCCAACAGCCTCTACCAATATGGAG ACATGGAGGTGAAGTCCCTGAACAAGCGGGCATCCGGCCAGGCCTTCGAGATCATCCTGAAGGCCCCCGCTGACCTTTCTCCGGACAGGCCCCAGCCCCTGCTTTCTGCTCCCAAGAAGGACCTCTCCCCGGACGAGCTCCAGAAGAGGCTGGAAGctgcggaggagaggaggaag tctcaGGAGGCCCTGGTGCTGAAGCAGCTAGCTGAGAAGCGGGAGCACGAGCGACAGGTGCTCCACAAGGCTGTGGAGGAGAACAACAACTTCAGCAAGATGGCCGAAGAGAAGCTTAACTACAAGATGGAGGTCAACAAAGAGAACCGCGAGGCCCAGCTGAATGCGCTGAAGCAGCGGCTCCGGGCGAAG GAAATCCATGCCGCTGAGGTCCGTAGAAACAAAGAGCTCCAAGCTGACCTCTGTGGTTGA